A single genomic interval of uncultured Sphaerochaeta sp. harbors:
- a CDS encoding energy-coupling factor transporter transmembrane component T, which yields MTTNTYIAGTGWLYRFDPRAKLLLMLLMCIWFFLPVSLLHLSLVVGLVILSGSFNAGWRYAWRTFVSISPMLLFMVLFMPFNVRDGSPLFSIGDFTVITTEGLEQALRLMSRFIGITYVCTLLFATTVMHEVMLALRWYHLPYKASLVVTLAFTYIPFIADSFSQISESHRLREAEDEKKKKFGQRIKDLVPTLTSALVVALRSIPNLAMSLEMRGFGREERRTSYHSLDAYRHVCIHFLFSCIIPVAFWFANIFF from the coding sequence ATGACGACCAATACGTATATTGCAGGAACGGGTTGGCTCTATCGATTTGACCCACGTGCAAAACTCCTGTTGATGCTCCTGATGTGTATCTGGTTCTTTCTCCCTGTCTCCCTGCTTCATCTCTCCCTTGTGGTCGGCTTGGTTATTCTATCCGGCTCTTTCAATGCAGGTTGGCGCTATGCATGGAGAACCTTTGTTTCCATTTCGCCGATGCTACTCTTTATGGTGCTTTTCATGCCATTCAATGTACGGGATGGATCTCCACTATTCTCCATTGGTGATTTTACCGTGATCACGACTGAAGGTTTGGAACAAGCCTTGAGATTGATGAGTCGTTTTATTGGTATTACCTACGTGTGCACTTTGCTGTTTGCCACCACGGTTATGCATGAGGTTATGCTTGCCCTGAGATGGTACCATCTTCCCTATAAGGCTAGCTTGGTGGTGACACTTGCCTTCACCTATATTCCGTTTATTGCGGATAGTTTCAGCCAGATATCTGAGTCTCATCGCCTACGCGAGGCTGAGGATGAGAAAAAGAAGAAATTTGGCCAACGAATCAAGGACCTGGTTCCGACCCTTACCAGTGCCTTGGTGGTTGCGCTCAGATCAATCCCGAATCTTGCCATGAGTCTGGAGATGCGTGGATTTGGAAGAGAGGAGCGACGTACCAGTTACCATAGCCTTGATGCTTATCGTCATGTATGTATCCATTTTCTCTTCTCTTGTATTATTCCAGTGGCGTTTTGGTTTGCGAATATATTTTTCTAG
- a CDS encoding ECF transporter S component, which produces MQGNRNALKVAMVSVLTAVVVVFTMVVRIPTAKGYLNLCDVAICFIAFTFGPWSAFIAAGLGTALADLISGYAQWAPISFVVHGVEGLLVALIVQKKGDVAVSLGRKALAAFVCIATVSLGYFALSALFISTVSVAAAEIPGNIAQSAVGFALGLAVSAAVKRAYPPVSSLAW; this is translated from the coding sequence ATGCAGGGAAATAGGAATGCTTTGAAAGTTGCCATGGTGTCGGTACTGACTGCAGTGGTAGTGGTCTTTACGATGGTTGTACGTATCCCAACTGCAAAAGGATACTTGAATCTCTGTGATGTAGCTATCTGCTTCATCGCCTTTACCTTCGGACCCTGGTCAGCGTTCATAGCAGCAGGGCTTGGAACGGCACTTGCTGATCTGATCAGTGGGTATGCACAATGGGCGCCTATCAGCTTTGTTGTCCATGGAGTGGAAGGGCTCCTGGTTGCCTTGATCGTCCAGAAGAAGGGAGATGTTGCTGTATCCTTGGGAAGAAAAGCCCTCGCAGCCTTCGTTTGTATCGCAACAGTATCTCTTGGGTATTTTGCACTGTCTGCCCTGTTTATCAGCACAGTGAGTGTTGCTGCAGCTGAGATTCCTGGAAACATCGCACAGAGTGCAGTAGGGTTCGCACTTGGCCTTGCGGTATCGGCGGCGGTGAAACGTGCGTATCCCCCGGTCAGTTCACTTGCTTGGTAG
- a CDS encoding ABC transporter ATP-binding protein, whose translation MINALSIEHLSFTYQSWTGKQNDPLFRGLSLQIPTGSKTLLLAPFNRGKTTLAKIICGVCPKYFPGELEGEIHLYGKSLGDLDPWDLLPVCTYVSQNPQEQFVATSVEEEIAFPLESMGMDRETMKVRIEEAITQWGLQDLRTSSEQELSGGERKRVLLATMQAIDASFWLLDEAFDDLDQHWRDQLKDLIATNNKTVLVLASRYLGEFDDLFDQVLLLDEGVVEKGETNTLLPRFAHLCGDDLPSPLDREHVHPSQIRELSCQSLQAERSRVSTTESDHFTLEVPHFKLQSGELVTLVGPNGSGKSSFSRLLCGLDTPLGGQIAIDGKQHEGKQLSKRVGYLFQSPDLQIFLPTVAEELSWSLKRRSDLSRKEVDKQVAACAELFSLDLDDTPTTMSYPLRKALQAAVYYLLDRPFYILDELDSALTYQSALSIIAHLRHNGAGILLITHDRQFADKVAQRSYTIEDGRLSAV comes from the coding sequence ATGATCAACGCACTCTCCATAGAGCATCTCTCTTTCACCTATCAGTCATGGACAGGGAAACAGAATGATCCACTCTTTCGTGGGCTCTCTCTGCAGATCCCTACGGGAAGCAAGACTCTCTTGCTAGCTCCCTTCAACAGGGGAAAGACTACGCTCGCCAAGATCATTTGTGGGGTCTGCCCCAAATATTTCCCGGGAGAACTGGAGGGTGAGATACATCTCTATGGGAAATCACTTGGAGATCTGGATCCCTGGGATCTCCTTCCTGTATGCACCTATGTCTCCCAGAACCCCCAAGAGCAGTTTGTAGCTACCTCGGTTGAGGAAGAGATTGCATTTCCCCTTGAGTCGATGGGCATGGATAGAGAAACCATGAAGGTGCGAATCGAGGAAGCAATCACACAGTGGGGACTCCAGGATTTGAGAACCAGTAGTGAGCAAGAGCTCAGTGGAGGAGAACGCAAACGGGTGCTCCTTGCCACGATGCAGGCTATTGATGCCTCCTTCTGGTTGCTCGACGAAGCCTTCGATGATCTGGATCAACATTGGAGAGACCAACTCAAAGACTTGATAGCAACGAACAATAAGACGGTGCTGGTGCTTGCAAGCCGGTATCTTGGTGAGTTCGATGACCTCTTTGACCAGGTTCTCTTACTCGATGAAGGAGTTGTTGAAAAAGGTGAGACAAACACCTTGCTTCCTCGCTTTGCTCACCTCTGTGGTGATGATCTTCCCAGCCCATTGGATAGAGAACACGTTCATCCTTCCCAAATACGTGAACTCTCCTGTCAGTCTCTCCAGGCAGAGAGGAGCAGGGTAAGCACAACCGAGAGTGACCATTTTACGTTGGAAGTACCTCATTTCAAACTGCAAAGTGGAGAGTTGGTAACCCTTGTTGGACCAAACGGGAGTGGCAAGAGTTCTTTCAGTCGATTGCTCTGTGGCTTGGATACTCCCCTAGGTGGGCAGATTGCCATCGATGGAAAACAACATGAGGGAAAGCAACTGTCCAAACGGGTAGGGTACTTATTCCAGAGTCCTGACCTGCAAATCTTCCTTCCTACGGTTGCAGAAGAGCTCTCCTGGTCATTGAAACGTCGCTCTGACCTGTCCAGGAAAGAAGTAGATAAGCAGGTAGCTGCTTGTGCTGAACTGTTCTCCCTCGATCTTGATGATACCCCCACTACCATGAGCTATCCACTGCGTAAGGCGCTCCAGGCAGCGGTGTACTATCTTCTTGACCGTCCCTTCTATATTCTGGATGAACTCGACAGTGCCTTGACCTATCAAAGTGCGCTTTCCATCATTGCCCACTTGCGACATAACGGGGCAGGAATCTTACTCATCACCCATGACCGGCAATTTGCCGACAAGGTAGCGCAACGTTCCTATACGATTGAGGATGGGAGGCTGAGCGCAGTATGA
- a CDS encoding lysophospholipid acyltransferase family protein, with protein sequence MKKIRIAFAGLFVIPIIALSLVYAFPLGYLLRLLGFRKAGDRYLRACGHFIGSSIIFFLGIKVHVDGKENLPPERSVCYMANHQSMLDIAAFVGPVNLWASIMAKAEVKRIPVINLWCYALDCVFINRISPRDAINAILRGVELLKSGKSMLIFPEGTRSKSGSIGELKKGSLKLATRSNSVIVPMTIKGLRAGLEQLQGFKRVHAYVSIGKPIYTNNLSTEELATLHETVYGTIAKRFDELPGQV encoded by the coding sequence ATGAAGAAAATACGCATAGCATTTGCAGGATTATTTGTGATCCCAATTATAGCGCTTTCACTTGTGTATGCATTTCCTCTTGGTTACCTGTTGCGCCTCCTCGGCTTCAGAAAAGCTGGGGATCGATATTTGCGTGCTTGTGGACACTTTATTGGTAGTTCGATCATTTTCTTCTTAGGGATCAAGGTCCATGTTGATGGAAAGGAGAACCTTCCTCCGGAGCGGTCAGTATGTTACATGGCAAACCATCAGAGCATGCTCGACATAGCTGCCTTTGTAGGGCCGGTCAATCTTTGGGCATCCATTATGGCAAAGGCAGAGGTTAAGCGGATTCCTGTCATCAATCTCTGGTGTTATGCCTTGGACTGTGTTTTCATCAACCGAATAAGTCCTCGTGATGCCATCAATGCCATTCTCAGGGGTGTGGAACTTCTCAAGAGTGGAAAAAGTATGTTGATCTTCCCCGAAGGTACGAGAAGCAAGAGTGGGAGCATTGGAGAATTGAAAAAAGGGAGCCTGAAACTCGCTACTCGCTCAAACTCGGTCATTGTACCCATGACCATCAAGGGGTTGCGTGCCGGGTTAGAACAGTTGCAGGGCTTTAAGCGTGTTCACGCCTATGTCTCCATTGGAAAACCAATCTACACGAACAATCTGAGCACTGAAGAGCTCGCAACGCTTCATGAAACGGTCTATGGAACCATCGCCAAACGGTTTGACGAACTTCCCGGCCAAGTCTAA
- a CDS encoding ABC transporter ATP-binding protein, whose translation MLKRFIAYYRPYKGLFFLDMGVAIFASILSILFPTLTRQLLRVEIPDQNLKNMVIIFGFMLLLYILQAICQYIRVTWGHILGVKMETDMRSELFGHLQKLSFGFFDKTKTGHMMSRITNDLFQITEMAHHAPEDLIISVATILGSYILMFSYSVPLALVSLIPLPIMVFYGVYYGIRMKATFRRVRRTVADVNSNVENSLMGIREVKSYGRESYQEAKFNHVNDILRDSKMEQYKVMGSYHSILGFFRELYYFCTIAGGTLLIFMGKVQSYDLVTFILYVGVVLPPIDRLINFTEQLQQGMASFERFTQVMDEHPDIQDVKDAKSLKIQDGTVRFDHVSFSYENSSEVILKDVDITVPGGSTYALVGESGAGKSTFASLIPRFYEPSEGKVMIDGQDIRELTQHSLRQNIGFVQQNVFLFDDTIRENLKYGKVDATDDQLWLALDAANLGDFVRSLPLGLDTQVGERGTLLSGGQKQRISIARVFLKNPQILIFDEATSSLDTESEELINEAFHRLSKGRTAIVIAHRLTTVKHADCILVLDEGKLVESGTHEQLLEADGQYAKLYKTQDFS comes from the coding sequence ATGCTCAAACGGTTCATCGCCTACTATCGTCCATACAAGGGATTGTTTTTCCTTGATATGGGGGTGGCAATTTTTGCTTCAATCCTTTCGATTCTCTTTCCCACCTTGACTAGACAACTGCTCAGGGTGGAGATTCCTGACCAGAATCTGAAGAATATGGTCATCATCTTTGGCTTTATGCTCCTCCTCTACATATTGCAGGCAATCTGTCAGTATATACGGGTAACCTGGGGACATATTCTTGGGGTAAAGATGGAGACTGATATGCGAAGCGAATTGTTCGGTCACTTGCAAAAACTCTCCTTTGGGTTCTTTGACAAGACCAAGACCGGGCATATGATGAGTCGCATCACCAATGATTTGTTCCAGATCACCGAGATGGCTCACCATGCTCCTGAGGATTTGATCATCAGCGTTGCTACCATTCTGGGTTCTTACATCCTTATGTTCAGCTACAGTGTTCCTCTTGCCCTGGTTTCCCTCATCCCCCTGCCGATCATGGTGTTCTATGGGGTGTATTATGGAATACGCATGAAGGCAACCTTCCGTCGAGTACGACGAACCGTTGCTGACGTGAACAGCAATGTAGAGAACTCCTTGATGGGAATCAGAGAGGTCAAGTCATATGGCCGTGAGTCCTACCAAGAAGCCAAATTCAACCACGTCAACGATATCCTGCGTGACAGCAAGATGGAGCAGTACAAGGTGATGGGAAGTTATCACTCCATCTTGGGGTTCTTCCGTGAGCTCTACTACTTCTGTACCATCGCCGGTGGAACGTTGCTGATATTCATGGGAAAGGTCCAGTCCTATGATTTGGTTACCTTCATCCTCTATGTTGGTGTGGTACTTCCTCCCATTGATCGCCTGATCAACTTCACTGAGCAATTGCAGCAAGGAATGGCAAGCTTTGAGCGATTCACCCAGGTGATGGATGAGCACCCGGACATCCAGGATGTGAAGGATGCAAAGAGCCTGAAAATCCAGGATGGTACAGTCAGGTTCGACCATGTCTCATTCTCCTATGAAAACTCTTCTGAGGTGATTCTCAAGGATGTGGATATCACGGTTCCAGGCGGTTCTACCTATGCATTGGTAGGCGAGTCAGGAGCTGGAAAAAGTACCTTTGCCAGCTTGATCCCTCGCTTCTATGAGCCAAGCGAAGGCAAGGTGATGATTGATGGGCAAGATATTCGTGAACTAACCCAGCACTCCCTCAGGCAGAATATTGGGTTTGTTCAGCAGAATGTATTCCTCTTCGATGATACAATTCGGGAGAACTTGAAGTACGGAAAGGTTGATGCAACCGATGATCAGCTCTGGCTGGCACTCGATGCAGCAAACCTTGGAGACTTTGTTCGTTCACTCCCACTTGGACTCGATACCCAGGTAGGGGAGAGGGGTACGCTGCTCTCCGGTGGGCAGAAACAACGAATTTCCATTGCACGGGTATTCCTGAAAAATCCTCAGATTCTCATATTTGATGAGGCAACCAGCAGCTTGGATACAGAGAGTGAAGAGTTGATCAATGAAGCCTTCCACCGACTCTCCAAGGGTCGTACGGCCATTGTCATTGCCCATCGTCTTACAACCGTCAAACATGCAGATTGCATCTTGGTCCTTGATGAGGGTAAACTGGTAGAGTCTGGAACCCATGAGCAATTGCTTGAAGCTGATGGCCAGTATGCAAAACTCTACAAGACACAGGACTTTTCTTAG